Proteins encoded by one window of Bradyrhizobium sp. B097:
- a CDS encoding CpaD family pilus assembly protein — translation MTQTTPRTSADHKRTAGLAGALVGLAMTLSACQHAADNSFAMADSPADYRQRHPIAVTEADRSIVVFVGRSRGGLTAEQRAEVVGMAQDWMREGTGAVTIDVPADTPNARPAQESLREIQATFAAAGVPPRGILVRKYHPENPRLMPAIRVNYPRMKAEAGPCGLWPEDLGPSVHNGSYIQNKQYYNFGCANQRNLAAMVEDPTDLVQPRAETPAYTSRRNIAFEKYRKGTTTATTYPESDRAKLSDTGK, via the coding sequence ATGACACAGACCACACCCAGAACATCCGCCGATCATAAGCGCACCGCCGGTCTCGCCGGAGCGCTCGTCGGCCTTGCCATGACGCTCAGTGCCTGCCAGCACGCCGCCGACAACAGTTTCGCGATGGCAGACTCGCCGGCCGACTATCGCCAGCGTCACCCGATCGCGGTGACCGAGGCGGATCGCTCGATCGTGGTCTTCGTCGGCCGTAGCCGCGGCGGCCTGACCGCGGAGCAGCGCGCCGAGGTGGTGGGAATGGCGCAGGACTGGATGCGTGAGGGTACCGGCGCCGTCACCATCGACGTTCCCGCCGACACGCCGAACGCCCGGCCCGCACAGGAATCGTTGCGCGAGATCCAGGCGACCTTCGCCGCCGCCGGCGTGCCGCCGCGCGGGATCCTCGTGCGCAAATACCATCCCGAGAATCCGCGCCTGATGCCTGCGATCCGCGTCAACTATCCAAGGATGAAGGCGGAGGCCGGGCCGTGCGGCCTGTGGCCCGAAGATCTCGGCCCGTCGGTGCACAACGGTTCCTACATCCAGAACAAGCAATACTACAATTTCGGCTGCGCCAATCAGCGCAACCTCGCAGCCATGGTCGAAGACCCGACTGACCTCGTGCAGCCGCGCGCGGAGACCCCTGCCTACACGTCGCGCCGCAATATCGCCTTCGAAAAGTATCGCAAGGGCACCACCACCGCCACGACGTATCCCGAGTCCGACAGGGCCAAGCTAAGCGACACAGGAAAATGA
- a CDS encoding AAA family ATPase: protein MITYAQQNSEEQTDAPPQAVDDHIAPAPRVSVQAFCETVETAAAVQSAGEDRRLAKAHLKIQMGGMAAAIEAYRSAPTPNVIILETEGRSDILAGLDQLATVCDAGTRVVVIGRVNDVTLYRELVRRGVSDYVIAPAHAIDVVRAVCNLFSAPEAKAVGRVVAVVGAKGGVGASTIAHNIAWAIARDLALDSVVADLDLAFGTAGLNYNQDPAQGIADAVFSPDRVDTAFVDRLLSKCTDHLSLLAAPATLDKVYDFGAEAFDAIFDTLRTTMPCIVLDVPHQWSGWTKRALIAADDILIVAAPDLANLRNAKNMFDLLKASRPNDRAPLYCLNQVGVPKRPEIAASEFAKAIESPPIAAIPFDPQVFGSAANNGQMIAEISANHRAVEMFLQMAQRLTGRGETKKPRGSFLSPLLEKLRSK from the coding sequence ATGATCACCTACGCGCAGCAAAACTCCGAAGAGCAGACGGACGCCCCGCCGCAGGCCGTGGACGACCATATTGCTCCGGCGCCGCGGGTTTCGGTCCAGGCGTTCTGCGAGACGGTCGAGACCGCTGCCGCCGTACAGTCGGCGGGCGAGGATCGCCGGCTGGCCAAGGCTCACCTCAAGATCCAGATGGGCGGCATGGCGGCTGCCATCGAGGCCTATCGCTCGGCGCCGACGCCCAACGTCATCATCCTCGAGACCGAGGGCCGCAGCGACATTCTGGCCGGGCTCGACCAGCTCGCCACGGTGTGCGACGCCGGCACAAGGGTGGTCGTGATCGGCCGGGTCAACGACGTCACGCTGTATCGCGAGCTGGTGCGCCGCGGCGTCAGCGACTACGTGATCGCGCCGGCCCATGCGATCGACGTGGTGCGCGCGGTCTGCAACCTGTTCTCGGCGCCGGAAGCCAAGGCAGTCGGCCGTGTCGTCGCCGTCGTCGGCGCGAAGGGCGGCGTCGGCGCCTCGACGATCGCCCACAATATCGCCTGGGCGATCGCCCGCGATCTGGCGCTGGATTCCGTAGTGGCCGATCTCGACCTTGCATTCGGCACCGCCGGCCTCAACTACAACCAGGATCCGGCGCAAGGCATCGCGGATGCCGTGTTCTCGCCGGACCGCGTCGATACCGCCTTCGTCGACCGCCTGCTGTCGAAATGCACCGACCATCTGAGCCTGCTGGCGGCGCCGGCCACGCTCGACAAGGTTTACGATTTCGGCGCCGAAGCGTTCGATGCGATCTTCGACACGCTGCGCACCACGATGCCCTGCATCGTGCTCGACGTGCCGCACCAATGGTCCGGCTGGACCAAGCGCGCGCTGATCGCCGCCGACGACATCTTGATCGTGGCGGCGCCCGACCTCGCCAACCTGCGCAACGCCAAGAACATGTTCGACCTGCTGAAGGCGTCGCGGCCGAACGACCGCGCGCCGTTGTACTGCCTGAACCAGGTCGGCGTGCCGAAGCGTCCGGAGATCGCGGCGAGCGAATTCGCCAAGGCGATCGAAAGCCCGCCGATCGCCGCCATCCCGTTCGATCCGCAGGTCTTCGGTTCGGCCGCCAACAACGGCCAGATGATCGCGGAGATCTCCGCCAATCACCGCGCAGTCGAGATGTTTCTGCAGATGGCGCAGCGGCTGACAGGCCGCGGCGAAACCAAGAAGCCGAGGGGGTCCTTCCTGTCGCCCCTGCTCGAAAAGCTGCGGTCCAAATAG